In Phaeobacter porticola, one DNA window encodes the following:
- a CDS encoding carnitine 3-dehydrogenase — MTKTAAIIGGGVIGGGWAARFLLNGWDVRVFDPDPQAERKIGEVLANARRSLPGLGNVALPAEGSLSYHATIEEAVAGAIWIQESVPERLELKQKVYGALQAHVAADAVIGSSTSGYKPSQLQDGFSNAAQIVVAHPFNPVYLMPLVELVTTEANPASVIDSAKAIITEIGMYPLHLKKEIDAHVADRFLEAVWREALWLVKDGIATTEEIDNAIRYGFGIRWAQMGLFETYRVAGGEAGMKHFMAQFGPALKWPWTKLMDVPEFTDELVDLIAGQSDDQSGQHSIRELERIRDDNLVGMMRALGANDWGAGALQNANDAWREGDAGLVRSLDALDDLSQPVLTQSRIVPLDWTDYNGHMTESRYLDAFAQSTDRLMMIIGCDAEYIASGGSYFTAETHIRHIDEVHAGDPIQVRTRVIMGQGKKMHLWHEMYSGERLLATGEHMLLHVDLKTRRSAPPAPHVEVNLVKLAEAHAGLPAPEGLGRAIGAPR; from the coding sequence ATGACAAAAACAGCAGCAATCATCGGTGGCGGAGTTATTGGAGGCGGCTGGGCCGCGCGATTCCTGCTGAATGGCTGGGACGTGCGGGTGTTTGACCCGGACCCGCAGGCCGAGCGCAAGATTGGCGAGGTTCTGGCCAATGCACGGCGCAGCTTGCCGGGGCTTGGCAATGTGGCGCTGCCTGCGGAGGGCAGTCTCAGCTACCATGCGACCATAGAAGAGGCGGTCGCCGGGGCGATCTGGATTCAGGAGAGCGTGCCGGAGCGGCTGGAGCTGAAACAGAAGGTCTATGGCGCGTTGCAGGCGCATGTTGCTGCGGATGCAGTCATCGGTTCGTCTACCTCTGGTTACAAACCGTCGCAATTGCAGGATGGGTTCAGCAATGCCGCCCAGATCGTGGTCGCGCATCCGTTCAACCCGGTCTACCTGATGCCGCTGGTGGAACTGGTCACAACCGAGGCCAACCCGGCAAGCGTGATCGACAGCGCCAAGGCTATTATCACCGAGATCGGGATGTACCCGCTGCATCTGAAGAAAGAGATCGACGCTCATGTCGCCGACCGGTTCCTGGAGGCCGTCTGGCGCGAGGCGCTGTGGCTGGTGAAGGATGGCATCGCCACCACCGAAGAGATCGACAACGCCATCCGCTATGGGTTTGGCATCCGCTGGGCGCAGATGGGGCTGTTTGAAACCTATCGCGTGGCGGGCGGTGAGGCGGGTATGAAGCATTTCATGGCGCAGTTTGGCCCGGCACTGAAATGGCCCTGGACCAAGCTGATGGATGTGCCGGAGTTCACCGATGAGCTGGTCGATCTGATTGCAGGCCAGTCGGATGACCAGTCCGGTCAGCATTCGATCCGCGAGCTGGAGCGTATTCGCGACGACAACCTTGTGGGGATGATGCGGGCGCTGGGCGCCAATGATTGGGGGGCAGGCGCGCTACAGAACGCCAATGACGCGTGGCGCGAGGGGGATGCCGGGCTGGTGCGGTCGCTGGATGCGCTTGACGATCTGAGCCAGCCGGTGCTGACTCAGAGCCGGATCGTGCCGCTGGATTGGACCGACTACAACGGCCATATGACCGAGAGTCGCTATCTGGATGCCTTTGCCCAATCCACTGATCGGCTGATGATGATTATCGGCTGCGATGCGGAGTATATCGCGAGTGGCGGCAGCTATTTCACCGCTGAGACCCACATCCGTCACATCGACGAGGTTCATGCGGGCGACCCTATTCAGGTGCGCACACGGGTGATCATGGGGCAGGGCAAGAAAATGCACCTGTGGCATGAGATGTATTCCGGTGAGCGTTTGCTGGCGACCGGCGAACACATGCTGCTGCATGTGGACCTGAAAACCCGCCGCTCCGCCCCGCCCGCGCCGCATGTCGAGGTCAATCTGGTGAAGCTGGCGGAGGCCCATGCAGGGTTACCAGCCCCTGAAGGTTTGGGCCGCGCGATTGGTGCGCCCAGATGA
- a CDS encoding SDR family oxidoreductase yields the protein MSAEGMHRVLVTAGGSGIGRAMAECFAAAGHQVWVTDLSAEALADVPEGWRTTVVDATDEAGVKVLFAKIAEVWGGLDVLCANAGIAGPTALIEDIALEDWRTCVSVNLEGCFLAAKYAAPMMKAARAGAIIVTSSTAGLYGYPNRAPYCSAKWAVIGLMKTLAMELGPFGIRANVICPGAVEGPRMEGVLAREAAAKGMARDQVYNGYAAGTSMRSFVEAKDIANMAVFLGSDAARLVSGQVIAVDGHTENPDPKV from the coding sequence ATGAGCGCTGAAGGGATGCACCGTGTTCTGGTGACCGCTGGCGGGTCAGGGATTGGCCGGGCGATGGCGGAATGCTTTGCCGCCGCCGGGCATCAGGTCTGGGTCACGGATCTCAGCGCTGAGGCGCTGGCGGATGTGCCCGAGGGGTGGCGGACAACGGTGGTGGATGCCACCGATGAGGCGGGCGTGAAGGTACTGTTCGCAAAGATCGCTGAGGTCTGGGGCGGGCTGGATGTGCTCTGCGCCAATGCTGGCATTGCCGGTCCGACCGCGCTGATCGAGGATATTGCGCTGGAGGATTGGCGCACATGCGTGAGCGTCAATCTGGAGGGCTGTTTTCTGGCCGCGAAATACGCAGCCCCTATGATGAAGGCGGCCAGGGCCGGGGCGATCATCGTGACATCTTCGACCGCTGGGCTGTACGGCTATCCCAACCGGGCGCCTTATTGTTCGGCGAAATGGGCCGTTATCGGGCTGATGAAAACGCTGGCGATGGAGCTGGGCCCCTTTGGCATCCGGGCCAACGTGATCTGTCCCGGTGCTGTGGAAGGCCCGCGAATGGAGGGCGTGCTGGCGCGCGAGGCCGCGGCCAAGGGCATGGCCCGCGATCAGGTCTATAATGGCTATGCTGCAGGGACCTCGATGCGGTCCTTTGTCGAGGCGAAAGACATTGCCAATATGGCAGTGTTTCTGGGGTCGGACGCAGCGCGGCTGGTGTCGGGGCAGGTGATTGCGGTGGATGGCCATACGGAGAACCCGGATCCCAAGGTATGA
- a CDS encoding fatty acid desaturase, producing the protein MSEQPVIAAARTSVRPQLILGRVEWGTLGLILGCYAAWGASLVWLPLLSFWVAVPVLACLITLHSSLSHEALHGHPFPLRVLNEALMFLPLNLAIPYGRFRDTHLAHHHDERLTDPYDDPESNFLDPARWRRLGRIMRAVFWLNNTLLGRMLLGPVLGQIRFMADDWRLIRRGDEAVLRDWLLHVLGAGIILVLVLNSPLPLWSYLLAAYLGLAILKIRTYLEHRAHLSPEARTVIVERGGILGFLFLNNNLHVVHHCHPGVPWHDLPKLYQTRRQQFLERNHGYVYPSYGTVFRSYALRAKDPVAHPIWSQPK; encoded by the coding sequence ATGTCTGAGCAACCGGTGATCGCCGCAGCGCGGACATCCGTGCGCCCGCAGTTGATCCTGGGCCGGGTGGAATGGGGCACGCTGGGGTTGATCCTTGGCTGTTATGCGGCCTGGGGGGCATCGCTGGTCTGGCTGCCGCTGCTGTCGTTTTGGGTGGCGGTGCCGGTTTTGGCCTGCCTGATCACGTTGCATTCTTCGCTGAGCCATGAGGCGCTGCACGGCCATCCGTTTCCTCTGCGGGTGTTGAATGAGGCGCTGATGTTTCTGCCGCTGAATCTGGCCATCCCTTATGGGCGGTTTCGCGACACCCATCTGGCCCATCACCATGATGAGCGGCTGACTGACCCCTATGATGACCCCGAGAGCAATTTTTTGGATCCGGCGCGCTGGCGGCGGCTGGGGCGGATCATGCGTGCGGTTTTCTGGCTGAACAATACGCTGCTGGGGCGGATGTTGCTGGGGCCTGTGCTGGGGCAGATCCGATTTATGGCCGACGACTGGCGGTTGATCCGGCGCGGCGATGAAGCCGTCCTGCGTGACTGGCTGCTGCATGTGTTGGGCGCAGGGATCATTCTGGTGCTGGTGTTGAACAGTCCGCTGCCCCTGTGGAGCTACCTTCTGGCAGCATATCTGGGGTTGGCAATCCTGAAGATCCGCACCTATCTGGAACACCGCGCTCATCTCAGCCCCGAAGCGCGCACGGTGATTGTAGAGCGTGGCGGAATCCTGGGATTTCTGTTCCTGAACAACAATCTGCACGTCGTGCATCACTGCCATCCGGGCGTGCCATGGCATGATTTGCCAAAGCTGTACCAGACCCGTCGTCAGCAGTTTCTGGAGCGTAACCACGGCTATGTCTACCCGTCTTACGGGACGGTGTTCCGTAGCTATGCACTGCGTGCAAAGGACCCTGTTGCGCATCCCATCTGGTCACAACCTAAATAA
- a CDS encoding DUF2061 domain-containing protein, whose product MDTRARSVVKAVIWNLLGLAMMAGVGWLLTGSLALGGTLALVNTCVGFLCYLLYERIWAGVRWGRRHV is encoded by the coding sequence ATGGACACACGAGCGCGATCAGTGGTGAAAGCAGTGATCTGGAATCTGCTGGGGCTGGCGATGATGGCGGGGGTTGGCTGGCTGCTGACCGGGTCGCTTGCGCTTGGCGGGACGCTGGCGCTGGTCAACACCTGCGTCGGCTTTCTTTGTTACCTGCTGTATGAGCGGATCTGGGCCGGGGTGCGCTGGGGGCGGCGGCATGTCTGA
- a CDS encoding DMT family transporter encodes MTLWIPIAIAAASFQTVRFMLQKVLSSVTLSSAGATFARFVYSAPVIWAGLLGYLAVSGQKMPALSATFWMFATIGGTAQILATVCVVALFRQRNFAVGITFKKTEVIQTALVGLVVLGDHITPLGWVAIVIGLCAVLVLSRTPENKGPWWRHLSSRASLLGLGSGVLFAFSAVSYRGASLQMEALEPAFRAGVTLAIVVSLQTLFMLVWLNWREPGEIARVWAARRVAIWVGLTSMAGSFCWFWAFTLQNAAYVKALGQVELLLSLLASVLFFKEQITRREILGMGLLILSILALVLAI; translated from the coding sequence ATGACATTGTGGATCCCCATCGCTATCGCCGCAGCCAGTTTTCAGACGGTTCGCTTTATGCTGCAAAAAGTGCTGAGCAGCGTCACATTGTCGTCGGCGGGGGCGACATTTGCGCGGTTCGTCTATTCCGCGCCGGTGATCTGGGCCGGGTTGCTGGGCTATCTGGCGGTGTCAGGGCAGAAGATGCCAGCGCTGTCTGCGACTTTCTGGATGTTTGCCACAATCGGCGGCACTGCACAGATTCTTGCGACAGTCTGCGTGGTGGCCCTGTTCCGACAGCGCAATTTTGCCGTGGGCATTACCTTTAAGAAAACCGAGGTGATCCAGACAGCGTTGGTTGGGCTGGTTGTGCTGGGCGATCACATCACGCCGTTGGGGTGGGTGGCGATTGTGATTGGCCTGTGTGCGGTGCTGGTGCTGTCCAGAACGCCCGAGAACAAAGGCCCTTGGTGGCGGCATCTGTCCAGCCGGGCCTCGTTGCTGGGATTGGGGTCTGGGGTGCTGTTTGCCTTTTCCGCCGTCAGCTACCGAGGGGCATCATTGCAGATGGAGGCGCTGGAACCTGCCTTTCGCGCCGGGGTGACGCTGGCGATTGTGGTCAGCCTTCAAACGCTGTTCATGCTTGTCTGGCTCAATTGGCGTGAGCCGGGAGAGATTGCACGGGTCTGGGCGGCGCGGCGGGTGGCGATCTGGGTCGGCCTGACCAGCATGGCGGGCTCGTTCTGCTGGTTCTGGGCCTTCACCTTGCAGAACGCCGCCTATGTAAAGGCGCTGGGTCAGGTCGAGCTACTGCTGTCGCTGCTTGCTTCGGTGCTGTTTTTTAAGGAACAGATCACCCGGCGCGAAATCCTCGGCATGGGGTTGTTGATCCTGTCCATCCTGGCGCTGGTACTGGCAATCTGA
- a CDS encoding helix-turn-helix domain-containing protein yields MIDIMDKRLRAEQFRLRLNRALRDSGLSQSALARAIGVDRSTISQLLTDAGARLPNAHVVGACAGALGVSADWLLSLSDRPENAADLVAASLSMAKAPRALVDERIFEWHQEAQGYKIRHVPAALPDMLKTRALLEWEFAPHLGRTADQAIGASEDRLTWMRQSSSDYEIAMPIYELDSFAHAVGYYEGLPLDIRLQQLDHFEQLCTQLYPRLRIYLFDAKRLYSAPLTVFGPLLCVFYAGSHYLAFRDKERVETFSSHFDDLVREADITARQLPGRFRALRAAISR; encoded by the coding sequence ATGATTGATATTATGGACAAACGCTTGCGCGCCGAGCAATTTCGCCTGCGCCTCAACCGCGCGCTCCGCGACAGCGGTCTCAGCCAAAGCGCGCTGGCCCGCGCCATCGGGGTGGATCGCTCGACCATATCGCAGCTTTTGACCGATGCGGGGGCGCGGCTGCCCAATGCCCATGTGGTCGGTGCCTGCGCCGGAGCACTTGGGGTTTCTGCCGACTGGCTCCTCAGCCTGTCAGATCGCCCGGAAAATGCCGCAGATCTGGTCGCGGCCAGCCTGTCGATGGCCAAGGCTCCGCGCGCCTTGGTGGATGAACGCATCTTTGAATGGCATCAAGAGGCGCAGGGTTACAAGATCCGCCATGTCCCTGCCGCCCTGCCCGACATGCTCAAGACGCGCGCGCTGCTGGAATGGGAATTTGCGCCGCATCTGGGGCGCACCGCTGATCAGGCCATCGGCGCCTCTGAGGATCGGCTGACATGGATGCGGCAATCGTCCTCTGACTATGAAATCGCCATGCCAATCTATGAGTTGGACAGCTTTGCCCATGCGGTTGGATATTATGAGGGCCTGCCGCTGGACATCCGGCTGCAGCAGCTCGACCATTTCGAACAGCTCTGCACCCAGCTTTATCCACGCCTGCGGATCTATCTCTTTGATGCCAAGCGGCTCTATTCAGCGCCACTCACCGTCTTTGGCCCGCTGCTATGCGTGTTTTACGCAGGCAGCCATTATCTCGCCTTTCGCGACAAGGAGCGGGTCGAGACCTTTAGCAGCCATTTCGACGATCTGGTGCGCGAGGCCGATATCACTGCGCGGCAATTGCCGGGGCGGTTCAGGGCGTTGAGGGCAGCGATCAGCCGTTAA
- a CDS encoding DUF1203 domain-containing protein gives MRLEFHALPSEVVETIHRTGLDSYGDPVERHPSAEEGGMPCRHCLQNVPAGKPFLALAHRPFEGRNPFTETGPIYLCAEPCARATPTPTSPQVLQAEAYILRGYSPEERIIYGTGAVTPRRQLVDYAAELLNRPDIAFVDLRSASNNCFLCRIHRAD, from the coding sequence ATGAGACTTGAATTTCACGCTTTGCCCAGCGAGGTGGTCGAGACCATCCATCGCACAGGCCTTGATTCCTACGGCGATCCGGTTGAACGCCACCCCAGCGCCGAAGAGGGCGGCATGCCCTGTCGCCACTGTTTGCAGAACGTACCCGCAGGCAAGCCGTTTCTGGCGCTGGCACATCGCCCCTTCGAAGGGCGCAACCCCTTTACGGAAACCGGGCCGATCTACCTCTGTGCGGAGCCATGTGCACGAGCCACGCCTACGCCGACATCTCCGCAAGTCTTGCAGGCGGAGGCTTATATCCTGCGTGGATACTCGCCAGAGGAGCGGATCATCTACGGCACCGGTGCCGTGACCCCGCGACGACAGCTCGTCGATTACGCCGCAGAACTGCTGAACCGCCCCGATATTGCCTTTGTCGATCTGCGCAGCGCCAGCAACAACTGCTTCCTCTGCCGCATTCACCGCGCAGACTGA